The following DNA comes from Musa acuminata AAA Group cultivar baxijiao chromosome BXJ1-4, Cavendish_Baxijiao_AAA, whole genome shotgun sequence.
TACTGATGAGAAGCCAGAGGTGGGCCCTCAAGGATTCATATCTTTTACAACAAAGACACAATGCTTGCGTGTAGTAACCATAGTCTCACAATAAATGGTCAGTCCATGAGCAACACACATGCTTATATTCATAGCACTCACAATAAAGATTCTCAGAAGGAAACAAACTTAAAGCCAGCTCGGATATGCTGTAATATGACAGCATCTATTCTATCCATGATAAATTAAAACAGACCCTAGGATTATAGTGCAAAGTTCTGCAGTTTTAGAATCCCAACCTTGTTCGAGGACCTCTATATGCAATGTAAATAAGTCTCTGGTACAGCACCCACAAAAATTTACTATCATCATAATATATTAGTTGAAGGCAATTAAATCTAATTGGTATTTGTTTGTATTTTGTCTCTGGGTGTGACACTGATAGTcattaaaaattaagaaaaaatggATCAGAGACATTTGTGAATCAGGTCATGTTTAAATCAGAGAGAGATGGCAAAAACTGGTCCATCTACCCAGTACATGCTGGGTGAATCAAGTCCTTGATCAACAAAGCCTGAGTTGCACTTACACGAATTGCATGTATACTTTCATAACTGGAACAACTGTGTTTTTGTGGAAACCAAGacaaatcacaaaaaaaaactaCACAACTTCTCCAGGAAACCAAGTAAAAACAGACTGCGGCTGAAAGGTCATGCTTCAATAATTTATAGAAAACAACACTATAAATATTGATATTGTAGACTTACGCAGCTCTGATAAGAAAGAAAGCCAAGTACTGCATTATTAGATAAGATACAACAAAATAACTCATAGTGAACCCTACACTTTTatcatcaatgtaaattagaCAGAGGAAACATTGACAATGTTCTAAAAGGTCCATAAAGGTATTGTATTGACAAAAGTTTTAGCCTTGATGAGAGACCAACATCAATAAATTCTTAAAACCAACCCACGAAACACAATAAATTCACACTCAACCGAAATAACTAACTCATGGTCAAGATGCAGCACAAAATTAGAACTCAAGTCTAAGGTATGCACTAACtaaaccaaaaaataaataatttcatttCTGGTGCTCTTCTGGAAACAGTTGACAAGAAGTATCAAAAAAGGAATTTAAGTTTCCAAAGCAGTGATATATAGGCACTGAACTGGAGTGGTCGGGGCTCTTCTTTTAACTTTAAACTCCAGTCACCTCATTTTTTAAGACCGATTAGAACTTCACTTGGCTATGTAAAAGCCCTACTGATGCCTCTAGCACACAACCACACAGGTACCACTGAGACATCACTGAGACAGCTGCAAGGATGGGGGAGGCGGAAGAGAAGGCTGGAGAAGGGGACGAAAAAtgtgttctttatttttttattgttattgaTTGTCTTTgtgctctttcttcttctttggcttccCTACAACCACTGTGTGACATGACAATTCTCCACCCATGCCATGAGAAGTCATGAGCCAGCCAGTGACCAAGATCCCCTGgtcttgataaatgcttaaatccCTGGATGGGTGTCTCCAAGAAAAATGTTGACAAATTATTAATTATTCACCCGCcattaaaacaaaaaaaggagTGTTTGACCACTTTCCCTCACGTAAACATTAAAAGTGTTGAGCTATTCTAATCCTTCAGATTCAGTTAGTTTATGTTGATGAGATTTTTGGCTactttgcctcatcaaatcttttaATGAAAGTTCCAGATGAATTTCTTTTGCAAACTAATGAACAAACTTTGGTGCTTGATTGTTAATGTTTCTGATAAATACAGAACTGTTTTTTACTATTTAGTCTCTTCCTATTATTAATCATAAAAGGATGTCATATCTGCTTCACAATTAACCTTGATTCGAATGTTGCTGGCTCAGGCAACTCTAAAACCAGACAGATAAATACTTGCTTTCCAGGTAGAAGAAATTTTGAACAATAACATGCTTTCGCTCTGTTGGTTTCCAACTCACTTCACTTTATCCAAAATTTTTAAGCCATCGTCTGCTTCTTCTCGTGCAGTACAGTAACAATATCAGCAGTATCGAGTGTTCATTTCCAACCCACCtcactatatttatttattaaataagaaAATGTTCCTTCTTGTACAGTACAGTTACATCATCAGCACTCATAATTAATTACAAATTCAACCAAAAGAGCAATCACCTCCAGAGAATGCTTGTTTGTTATAAGCTCATTCAAATCAATTCTGATGCCTCATATAATTTATGACCAAAAACCTGATTTCCAATCCCATATAGCTCACGAAAATTGTACCTGTGGTCTAACATTTGACAATGTTCCAACTTTGCTTCCCCTCTGATATTTTCGAAATGCTGATTCTAACAGCTGTTACCAATCTCCTTAGAGTTCCAGCTTCCAATTGGTTCCTTTATGCACAAGACGTATTTGATTGCCACGATATCATAACCACAAATAGTTTCTCTTGGCACAGGTTTGGAGTGCcagaaaaatatcattcttaaccAACCTTTAGTTGTTCACATTACAGCATTAGGAGTCTCTACAAAGCCCCCTTGTAAACACCTCTGATGACTTGATTACAGTCCAGGAGCCACAAGTCCAGAAGTTCATCTACACTAAAAGTAGCATTTCAGACGGTCAAGGTCAAGCAATGATCCATGACCATGTTCCAACTTCCATCAGTTTTACCAATACCATAACCACTCACTTGTAAAAGAGTACTCACAAGATTACAGTAGTGCAATAGCAATAAATTAGGTTAACCAAACAAGGTTTAAGAGATTGGCCGATCTAGACTACTTTAAACTATTCCTAATTTGACTAAAAAATCAAGCTTAGTTTATGCAACTTGTATACGGGAATCGGACTCCAGAATTGATCAAGATGTCTGCTCAACTTATAAGAACAACCATATGCCCTCATCGTCAATCTCAATTGACGATTGACCATAAGGTGTATCGCTCATTGTAAGTCGTTCCAGCATCCCAAATCTAGTTCTAACAAATGGTCTTATCAAGATCCGGCAGATCCCAGAGTAGTTTCACTACAATATATAATGTCAAACAACATAAACTAATAAAGCTGAAATGAAGCAAATCCAGCGACCAAAATGCTCGAGAGGCGAACGAGCAGAACCTGTTGAAAGCTCTTGATGGTCTTACCGAAGCTCCGCccgatctcggggagcttcttcgGGCCGAAGACGAGCGCCGCGACTCCGGCGATCACGACGAGCTCGGGGACCCCGAGTCCGAACAAGCAGCGGCACCCGAGGGCGCCGCTCCCGTGCTGCCGCCGAAGAAGGGGGGCGCGGGCCGCCCTCCCTCCGCCGGAGACGAGGAACAGGGAGCTGGAGGAGGCGAGGGAGGAGGGTTTCCTCAGGAGCCGAGGCGTGGATGCCATTAGAGAGGTAGAAGGAAACGCCATGGCGGCCATCTTAGGATCAGCTCGCTCGCTCCTTCCGTATCGGAGTCCACTCACGCCTTCAAGACGATTGATATTTTTCCTCGTTTTGTCTCTTACCATAGGAGTGAGTGGGCTACTGATCGAATGGACCGGATCAACCGATTTCGTCGTAAGAAATAGATCGGACCGCTGGGTCGAACCGGAACCACCATCAACAAGACCTTGACTCGGTCCGTCGTCGTCCGGGGACTGATTGAACCGCCCATGGCCGATCTGGTTCATAGAAACCGTAAGAACCGGCCAATTCAAACCGAATAATTctggttctatcatcaaaatgaCTTAAAAGCCCTCGGTTCCAAGTCATCTTATTCCTTTGTCGAGGATATTATAGTCTTTtggaaaaagacaaaaaaaggagaagataataggaaagaaagaaggaaatataaaatataaaatgctTTCATGCATAGTTCTTTAGAAATTTGTTTATCTTATCAAACACACAGTTTGATCAATTtggtctttattttctttttttttagttgGTCGAtgcatttcaaaaaattttcaaGCAAACATCATAAAATCGAAAACATGTTATGGACTGCAAATAAGAGAAAATCTTATTTTTGCATATATAACTTCTCATCATACACATGTTTTTGCACTGCCCCTCTAACTTGATATATGCATCAtaatatcaatttatatttaGATAAATGTCTCTCTAGTATAACACAACAATGAAAATGTTACTGTCTCAACTATTTGAAATCAAACAATAAAAACAAAAAGGGCAGACATTGACTTGGAGAAAATTATAGAAATAAACATGCAATTTCACAGATCAATATATATAAGAGAACAAACTCATAACAATTAACTTGGTTGATGTTAAAAATGCAGATTAGGTTGTCATACTGGCGATAAATAAATCCGACAAAGGAACATTTGCTCAGGTCCACCAATTGAAACAAGTTAATGTCTAAATGAAAATTAGAACTGCATTCACCAATGTACACTTTGGCATGGGTTCACATTTCCACAAAGAAAGTCGAACAATTAGAGTTGTTTCCATACAGATTGAACCTCTAACTGAAATCAGATACAGATATATGCCGAAAGAAGAGCTTCGACAGTTGACAGTTGCTGTGGACTTCCCAGGCAGCCATCGATTGGGCAGCCACCGAATGATTTAGCTAGTTTTCTTAGTCCAAATGTCAAATGATTCAGGGTTCCAGATAATGAAAATAACAATGAGAAAGATGATAGAATTTGGATACAGGGTAGCACGAAAATGGTGAATATACAGTAAACATTCATCTGTCAAGTGACCTGCAAATTGAGTAACTGAATGCTTTGAAGCTTTTCATCTGCCACCTTCTGCATGCCAGAAATGATGTGAGGCCAGGCTCACCAAAAGAAAGCCTGTCTACTGTGAATGTGACACAGATTCACTAGGTTAAGAAGGCCGAGCAGTTGAGCATCATGGGGACTCAGTCTTCATTTAATCTGATCTTGGACGACTGTCACCATCTCTATGGCGGTTATTGTACAGTGGCAAGCGCCAATGAGATCCAGGCTTCCTACTACCACAACACCGCCAATACAGGAGCAGGACCAACAGCAATATACCAATTGGAATTGCCCATCTGctccaataataaaaatattattgaaaaaagcTCAGTGAAAAAGGTTTGATGCACACTCGGTTGAAACAATATGAGAAAGGAATTGAGAAAATCTTGCCTGTCCAAATCAAGAAAAGGGCTGTAAACTATAGTCTCCCATGTAGATACGATTACATGCCAAGAAGGATTATAGTACATTGATTCCGATGACCAGAACATTCTTGTATATGTTTCTAAGAAAATAAACATTGCCCAACCAGCAATCTCCAACAAAAAAAACTTGATGATAAACCGGCCCACCATAGCCACAGTAAGTGAGAAAATCACCAACCAATTTGAGAGTCTATCATTGTAGTCCTTGATGAAAAGTGATCGGGATTTCCCAAGCATCTGGAAATCAAGATCAGAAACAATTCATTAATTCACTGACAAGATTCAGAGTCATTTCAAGATTAGTTTGGATGCCAGGAAGATTTATCTCATGCAAGCAAGAGAGCATGGCATTTTCTTTCCCTGACACAATCAAGTCACATTCAATATTTCGACCAAGCCTCAATGCTATTGACACAAAATAGGAGAAAACTGATTGAAAAAACACGCAATCTAACCTTCATCATCTTCTGTTTATATAATTCTTTCGAAGGCCCAACACATTGTCTTTCAAAAGTTTCATTGCACTGAAGAAAACCAGCATTGAATTTTGCCATGGAAGGAAGTCTCATGACTTGAAGGTGATCCATTTTATCCTCACACTCTGTGTATTTGGCTTCACATAATTTTGATGACTGATATTCATTTTCCAGGAGAAACGTTCTGTAAACCTGAAAAAGTGCTCAAACAAGTAAACACAAAAACAGTATAATAAGCATGACGAACATCCAAGCCTaaaatcaaaataagaaagagattATCCTTAAGAAACAGGTATTCATGAATATCTACAGTGGACCACTATTGAACAGAGAGAAGTTCTATCTCATTTAGTACAAGTTGAAAATTTCACATGATGCAGACTAGGCAAGTCCTACTTATACCCAGATCCACTTCAGAGCATGTTCTAGCATATTTTTAGTATCACCACCAAAAGTCCAATTTCAAAACACTGATTTCTGGTCCAAGTGCTCGTCTCTTCTTTTGCTTTGAAAGATCAACTGCAGTCCCCTCAGTAAGAAAGCAGATATTAAACCTCTCAGATATAAGTTCAGTTACTTGTACCCAGTCCCTATTTAAGCAAACCATAGCATTGTCAAGAGAAATATGAAGACAACAATTACTTAAATACCTTTGACCATTTTGTTTTCAGTTTTATACTCGGTTTCCTGTCTTAAAGTTCTCTTAGTATTCTACACCTATCCATCTTCTAGAGCTTTTTATGGGATTAGAGTTGAGAACAGAGATCTAAAAAAGAGACAGGAAGACTAAAAAAAGCATAGGTTTTTTTGTGAAATAGCAGGAACTATTTTTCCAACGgaataaagagaaaatttttgtcAATAAAGATTTCACCATGGCAAAAAAGTATTAGTATTGTGTATAGTTATGGTTATTTTAACTCAATGGACTAACATATACAAtggtttatatataaaaaaaaggttTCCTATACATCAATCTAAAGTTGTATGCACTAATATGCAGATTTCAAAGATCCTCGATATTGGCACTTCTAAATTACAGTACCTTCCAATCACATAATTTAAGGGTCAAAGATATTCCTCGCAGCTCCTCTCCTATACTGCTAAACATTAACCAgaattctaaaaaaatatttgCAGTTCTAACTATTGTTTGTTGATAGATGTTTTCACCTATTTATTCTCCATGATTGTAAAGTGAAGAAGAATGCTAGTGTAGCTCTTAAAGGGTCTCAATTGGTACCACTCGTCAATGCAAAACTTTAACATCGAACACATGGTTGTACCTTTTGTATTTCATCATCAAGTTTCACAATAGATTGTTCAGCATGATGCCGACCAAAACGCTGCCGATCAAACAACTTTTTTGCTTCAGCCTTTGATTCTTCATGAACTTCTTGCAGCCTGTTTTCTTGTATTGGTAGCCGCATAATGTCCATCCGTTGACTGTATAATTTCAAGCAACGCTCAAGAATCACCTTATTGAATACTTCAACGATAGAACCTGTGGATGGAATCTCTCCTTTATTTAAGGCTTCAAGAATCTGAAAAAAAACAATGGATACAATAATCAGAATTAAGCATGATGCATATGAGCTTCTTCTGGATACTTTAAATTCAGGTTGATGTTCTCAACTTGTGCATGTAAACCATGACAAATAACCAAGGATAATGACAGTATCAAATTAATAATTTAGGGAATGAAGAGAAATTTATGCAAAAGCACCTGCTCTAGGAAAGCTACAAACTCATTTCCGTTTAGAGGTTTTCCCTGGATAATTTTTGGACGTATGATGGTTGCAACAAGTTGTTTCAACTGCTCCCTCTTTTCCACATACAATTGATCCAGCTCACTGTCCTTCATGTCACAAAGTTTTGTCCTTTGAAGATGAGGCTGTCATAAGTTCAAGGCTCTTGTAAGCACCACGCAAAATTGCATGAAATGAATATCAGCACATATGTTATCTTataaaaacttagaaaaataactTCCAAGTGTGGGCATTGTAACACAATTATGATGCACATTAGTACATTACAACAATAAACTAATAGGACCTTAGCTGATATGCTACCCAGGTTATGGAGCTTTGGATCCAAATTCAGCTAACAAAATAACAACAGAAGATAAATAAAAGAGCTTGTAAGTTCCCGAATATTGAGAAAGCTAAGGCACACAtgaaacatggataattcaaaatgcACACCATGTCCATTGGAATAGATACTCAAATATTAGATACCTCTTGACGCATGTTCAACACTTCATCAGATGCCCTTTTTAGTTAATTATTGAAAAAACACAGACATGCTTTTTGCTATCAGGGGATAGTTTCATGAAACTATTGGATTGTCCTTTTTTTAAAGTGTGCTGACCTTTTAATGGTGGAACAATGGAACATACACCTTACGTAAGCATCTTGATGCGAAGAGCTGCTTTTGTAGACAAGTATTGCTGCCAGAGGCAATAAGCACTCTGCTACCTTATTTCTTGACATAAGGTACTCATCTGATTTCTTGGGCATTTACCACAGCATTGCAGTTTTATTACATTTCTATTGAGTATCAACAACCATACTGACATTTTTTCATATCTTTCTTGCTGTTGGAGTTGTTGAGAAGATGTTTTATATAGCAGGATATTTTTCTGTGCATTAAAACATCCACATCACTGATTCCTGCTAGGATGTTCTACAGTAGAGTAATTCTTCCGTTTTTAACAGCTCTGTGCAAAGTTTTATTGAACCTAAAACTCTTTAAAGCCCTCAAAGCAAACATGAAGTTCTCATGTTGTTGGGCCAAAACAAACATTGACAAAGGCATACCAAAGAAGACTTCTCTGGAATCTCTGAATCTCCTAATATATAATTATTGACGTAAAATCAACTGTGATATTGACAAGATAAGTTAACCAAGTTTACCTGTGGTAAGCTAAAGGCAGTACTATTGTCACCCATTATTGCCAAGGAGTCTCGAATTTGGTTAACCTGATGCACCAAATGGAAAAGGATAGCAAAGGTTTTACAATAAAGATGGACGCGAAGCCCATAAACTGCTAGTCTAGAACAATATCCTAATATTGTTTATTCATGCATAAAAGTCTAACTTTACAGTTTGACCGAAGGCCGCACCTGATCAATGTTTCTGTCTCCtgaaattgaagaagaattttcaATTTAAACTACTAGGCATTGTATAAGTTTCCTATATGTATCAAATACAGGTGAAGAGAATATCAGCTAAGACTGACCATTATTGTTAGGTACCCGCCGAAGGGCTTCATTCACCATTTCTTGAACAGACTTTCCTTCTGTGTAatcataataaatatattttggtGAAATAGATAAATTAACGATACAGAGCGTGAAAAGATTGTAAAGAAAATGCAGACATGAAAGGACAAAACAATATCACAAAGTTATGATCAACAAAAGAGTGGTGCTCAAAATTCAAGCTACATAATGTAACAAAAATGAGAAAAATTAATCCCACAGGCATTGGGAAGCAGCAACCATATTAACTGGCGTACAACCTAATGGACTGCTCCAAATAGAAAATTTGTGTCAAAACACTATATCAAGCAAAAGCTGAGATGTCAGAAAACTTGAAATAAAATCTCTTTGAGATGCCCTTTGATCTTATTATCTCAGGCTGTTTGACATGCCATTTTCTTTTCTAACTTTATGCCTTATTTTATGGCCAATACAAGTAAAACATATAATTATGATTTTACAAATGCAAACTAGTTCAGGGTGTttcagtttacaaaacttggaagTGATTACCTACCGTGCACTGTACTCGGCAGAAGATTCCGTTGTTTCATATTCTTGGCAAAACATTTTATTGCCTCATATTCTTATTTTTTGCTGTAATTACTACTATTTCATCCTTATGGCCTATCTTttattgttgctgttgttgccTACTTATTAGCCTTTTAAGACATGTTCACAATTACAAATGTGTATTATTACCGATACTTCAAACTATTTCCAAGCACATGGCAAAGAAAAACATCAGCTTACGCAGGAAATCCCGTTGGATAAGCCACAAGAGCTTAGCAGGCTCAAATGCAACATCTTGCCCCTGTATAAATACCCAACATTGTCAATAATTATAAGAAGGTCTAGTTTTCCAGAACATTAAGAACATAATATCAGTAGATTACCTTTACCCTGATCTCCAAGAAGCAGCAGATGAGCAAATACAGAAGTAGTTAGAAAGGAAAAAACCAACAAACTTATAATACAATTTTTTGTATTAACAGAACTCAAAAGACCTTCCATAAAACTCTTCTGCAATTTCAACAGCAAATGATAACCGAGATATATCAGCCTCACGAATCTACAACATGAAGCACCAAAAACAAATCTTAGATGAATTCATAAGGGAATAAATCTAATCGAGAATATATTAAAGAAGTTACTAGTGCCAATTATAGGCTGATAAAATTTCCACCAGATAGAGAACAAACCGTCTCAGGGAGATTATAAATGAGCACAGAGCTCATAACTGTAGCCAGAGCAAATATCCTGTAGAATATGAACAGAATGAACATGAATATATCTGATGGCAAAATAAATGAATTTTAAATATTACCTATCATCGTATACATTTGATTTTCCAACACTTTCAAATCCTTCTGTATCAAGGTACAAGATAGATACTTTTGTTCCATCAACATCTAAGTCCACTGGTGTACCCCAAACCCACATTCCTACACCAAAAGAGACTTGATTACAGAAGGATATTAAATCTTAAAAAGAACAAGAGAAATATTGTGAATTTAGTATTCATGACGACTACTATAAGGAAATAAGACAAATCTTAATAAAGACTGGAAagacaaatattaaaaaaattagtgtAATTAACCTTTGGTTTTAGTATCACGCATATGTCCAACCCCAAAACCTGCATGTAATTATTTATTTGTGTTGAAAAATTAATCTTAGCCTTCAGTCATTTATCAAAAGAGAGAAAGCAATAATAATAAGAAATGCACCTTCGTCGCATGAAAGGGAGAGAAGTTGGTTGAGAAGAAAGGATTTGCCTGAGCGATATGGTCCAATAACCTATGATAGCAATCATGGTCACGTtaacaagaagaaaaaggagatcaTGATGAGACTAATTAAGATGATGACAGCTAACAATTACATGGGGAAATATTGCCGCAGCACCAAACTATTATGATGACTTCGTCTAAAAGCTTTAAGTTATATCCATCCTAATACCCATTACAAGATTACTGTCTAAGGGAGAGCATAAATTCTCCATAGGACATTTAAGAAGAAGGATCATGTGACCTTACTGAAGGAGAGTCAGCTAGCATGATATGCTAACAATAGAGAAACTTCTCGAGTTAGAAAAAACAAAGAATAAAATTAGTGTGCTAAAAAGCCATTTCTAAATAGTTATAAaaactttatattatttatttgtttatataatCAATTTATGTAAACAAAAGCAAAGAATAAAATTAGTGTGCTAATAGATATCTAAACGGTAATTTTGTATATTATTTAAACAATAATTCTATCCTCTCACACATACACAGTCTTGACTCAGAAACCTCCGAACAGATGCATACTTGGTGGCAGGGGATGGTAAAAGTTGGAACATTGATAGATGATAGATGATGTGATGGTGGTGGATGATGAACACAAAGGTCCTGTTGCATAGTGATGTCAAAATCAGGCATTTTTCTGCTTTCTCTTTTGTCTGCCTCCCACTCTTAGTATTCTTCTTTCCCTCCCCAGCTTCTACAGTTATGACAAGCAGAAGGTGCCTCATCTTCCTCTAGCAGATCAACCATAGTCCAACATGTCAACCAAGATCAGATCTCTCGTGGCCGACCCTGGCCTGGACCAGTCAATCTTGAACCATGGAACGAATGATCTAAATAAAGATATCACAAAGGAGTTTGCGGACACTTCAAAATTTACAAATTATTAAACACAAGTTGGTGATAGTAACTGTCAGTGTTAATCACACAACTTTTTCCACCATTAAGCTTTGCTGAATGCAATAACTAGTCAAAATAAGAACCAGCAAATCCTGttatatttttcatgaaaaaatCCTTTTACATCTTGTGCCACAAATCTAAGTGCAGCTAAACAGTGCATTTAAAGGTCTTCTAGGGACATATCCAACCCATCTTAAATGGTTTTCCCCACATTTTGTCATCAGGCAAAACTAACTGTAATTGTTCACCAAAGCAAACATTTCTAACTAGCCACATCTAAAAACAATCAAGAACCGAGAATTAATTGTTCACATCTAAATGATATGAAGAAATAGATGTTTTCCGACCAAGTATTGTAGAAGTAGAGCCGAAACATTCACACAGATGAAATACATAAAGTTGGAAAATATAACCTTATCATGGCCCTTCCTACCACTCCAATAATTATAGAACATAGAGGTTAAAAAATAATGAACTCATGTAATATGAACTTGAGTGAAATAAGAATGAACATAtgcaataagaaaaaataaaaagtgcACGACTCTATCTGCATACAAAGAACCATGCGACCAAGGGAAAAAACTCAAACTTCTTATAATTTGTCAGGGAGTCTAGAGATAAAGTTTCTACTTACAGCAACAACAGCTATAGGGTTTGTAATTCTTTGGATTGCCTCCAAACCCTCTCTTGCAAGACGGATTTTAGTATGTTCAGAATCTGGCTCAACAATGGGAAACCTGCAAAAACAGCTATCAAGATAGAACCAAAGGCAAAAGAAGCTTTGCAGTTTCCTTCTAACTCAACCAAAAGGGGCGTTTCAAAGTTTAACAGTATAATTTTTCTTAATGCAACAACAATGTCTACTATTTCCCCTAAGTGTCAAGGGATATATAAAGGACCTAGCCATCAAGGTGGTCCGGCCAATGTCGCATGCTAATCAGCAGATATGACTGAAAACTGAAAGTAACCTCAAGCACCAACATTGGTATTAGAAAGATGAAAATGCATATTAGCAAAATCCGAGCTTACCTGAAAGGAAGATTCTTATGTGAATATATTGTACCATTCTGAACCATAATGATAGTGAAGAAAGCATAAGATGGTGACTTGACTAAATATATATGTTTAAATACATCAAATTCCAATGAAGGGAAATGGATAAT
Coding sequences within:
- the LOC135661586 gene encoding sec-independent protein translocase protein TATA, chloroplastic-like, encoding MAAMAFPSTSLMASTPRLLRKPSSLASSSSLFLVSGGGRAARAPLLRRQHGSGALGCRCLFGLGVPELVVIAGVAALVFGPKKLPEIGRSFGKTIKSFQQAAKEFETELKKDPEDSSNPPSVESPKAVSSEDDKKELETSGTKDST
- the LOC103983118 gene encoding uncharacterized protein LOC103983118, translated to MGASFRNLAFWVVVLGFFLASAAASDPDDFRRAFPIVEPDSEHTKIRLAREGLEAIQRITNPIAVVAVIGPYRSGKSFLLNQLLSLSCDEGFGVGHMRDTKTKGMWVWGTPVDLDVDGTKVSILYLDTEGFESVGKSNVYDDRIFALATVMSSVLIYNLPETIREADISRLSFAVEIAEEFYGRVKGQDVAFEPAKLLWLIQRDFLQGKSVQEMVNEALRRVPNNNGDRNIDQVNQIRDSLAIMGDNSTAFSLPQPHLQRTKLCDMKDSELDQLYVEKREQLKQLVATIIRPKIIQGKPLNGNEFVAFLEQILEALNKGEIPSTGSIVEVFNKVILERCLKLYSQRMDIMRLPIQENRLQEVHEESKAEAKKLFDRQRFGRHHAEQSIVKLDDEIQKVYRTFLLENEYQSSKLCEAKYTECEDKMDHLQVMRLPSMAKFNAGFLQCNETFERQCVGPSKELYKQKMMKMLGKSRSLFIKDYNDRLSNWLVIFSLTVAMVGRFIIKFFLLEIAGWAMFIFLETYTRMFWSSESMYYNPSWHVIVSTWETIVYSPFLDLDRWAIPIGILLLVLLLYWRCCGSRKPGSHWRLPLYNNRHRDGDSRPRSD